The following coding sequences are from one Deltaproteobacteria bacterium window:
- a CDS encoding HU family DNA-binding protein yields MTKAELISKIADQAQVTKVDAEKTLNALINGITNILQTEGKLTLAGFGTFTVGERQERQGRNPQTGKPMKIAAARSLTRAATMATAAVFMIPRRRVRSCLRRNSAILIFSSKRSSSSFISRCSKAISSLVARRLSIISATAVARTSACFSVKSASRSRLANPKVSKAIAFILI; encoded by the coding sequence ATGACCAAAGCCGAATTGATCTCAAAAATTGCGGACCAGGCCCAGGTAACCAAGGTCGATGCGGAGAAAACTCTTAATGCCCTGATCAACGGTATTACCAACATCTTGCAGACTGAGGGCAAGCTAACTCTAGCCGGTTTCGGTACTTTTACGGTCGGCGAGCGCCAGGAACGGCAGGGGCGCAACCCTCAGACCGGGAAACCGATGAAGATTGCGGCTGCACGCAGCTTGACCAGGGCGGCGACAATGGCCACGGCCGCGGTATTCATGATACCCAGGCGCAGGGTGAGGTCGTGTTTGAGGCGTAATTCGGCCATACTGATTTTTTCTTCTAAGCGAAGTTCCAGTTCTTTTATATCGCGTTGCAGCAAGGCAATATCTTCTTTGGTGGCCCGGCGGCTCTCGATAATCTCTGCTACTGCCGTAGCCAGGACCTCGGCCTGTTTCTCGGTAAAATCCGCTTCACGCAGCCGCTTGGCAAACCCCAAGGTATCAAAGGCTATCGCTTTCATATTGATATGA